One Polyangiaceae bacterium DNA window includes the following coding sequences:
- a CDS encoding MFS transporter, giving the protein MAALEATVVATAMPTVTGELGGIEYYSWVTNAYLILSAITVPIFGKLADLYGRKPVLLFGIFVFLVGSAASGAAQSMPMLIAFRAFQGLGAGAMQPMPITILGDIFGIEERAKIQGFFGAAWGFFGLVGPLIGGVIVEHVSWRWVFYMNIPFGIAAAFLLASFFHEKVSRDKKPSLDIAGAAIFTALVACLLLAAGGRNESTEALLIGAVVVLLGAFIFVERRAVEPMLPLALFKSRTIALASVINAAAGGCMFALLTYVPLYVQGVRHGTPTEAGSSIAPMLVAWPIASAIAGRIVTKAGFRALVRGGITLTALATLLLALFAKDGPWALRIAAVLFGTGMGFANVSLIIAVQMSVSWEYRGVATASTMFFRIIGGTVAVGVMGGVIVTALAVDPTIPKDAASQLLSREGMAKIAPEIVDKIAGYLETGLGTVFWMIASLSAIAFFCALFFPNVRPASDPPDAPASIH; this is encoded by the coding sequence ATGGCTGCGCTCGAAGCCACGGTCGTGGCGACGGCGATGCCCACGGTGACGGGAGAGCTCGGCGGAATCGAATACTATTCTTGGGTAACGAATGCGTATTTGATTTTATCGGCCATCACGGTCCCGATTTTTGGGAAATTGGCGGACTTGTACGGCCGCAAGCCCGTGCTTTTATTCGGAATTTTTGTATTTCTCGTGGGGTCGGCAGCAAGCGGCGCGGCGCAATCGATGCCCATGTTGATTGCGTTTCGCGCGTTTCAGGGACTCGGTGCAGGCGCCATGCAGCCGATGCCGATTACCATTTTGGGCGATATCTTCGGTATCGAGGAACGGGCAAAAATACAGGGATTTTTCGGCGCTGCTTGGGGGTTTTTCGGGCTCGTCGGACCGCTCATCGGCGGCGTGATCGTCGAGCACGTTTCGTGGCGGTGGGTGTTTTACATGAACATTCCCTTTGGCATTGCCGCGGCCTTTCTGCTCGCGTCTTTTTTCCATGAAAAGGTTTCTCGCGACAAGAAGCCTAGCTTGGATATCGCCGGTGCTGCCATTTTTACGGCCCTCGTCGCCTGTCTGCTCCTCGCTGCGGGAGGGCGAAATGAATCGACCGAGGCATTGCTCATCGGTGCCGTCGTGGTTCTTTTGGGCGCATTCATCTTCGTCGAACGCCGCGCGGTCGAGCCCATGTTGCCGCTCGCGTTGTTCAAGAGTCGCACGATTGCACTTGCTTCCGTCATCAATGCGGCTGCTGGTGGCTGCATGTTCGCGCTTCTGACGTACGTGCCGCTTTATGTGCAGGGGGTTCGTCACGGTACGCCGACCGAAGCGGGCAGCTCCATTGCACCCATGCTCGTTGCGTGGCCCATTGCGAGCGCCATTGCGGGGCGAATCGTCACGAAAGCAGGTTTTCGCGCGCTCGTACGCGGAGGGATTACGCTTACCGCGTTGGCTACGTTGCTGCTCGCGCTCTTCGCCAAGGATGGCCCGTGGGCATTACGAATCGCGGCGGTTCTATTCGGCACGGGCATGGGCTTCGCGAATGTCTCGCTCATCATTGCTGTTCAAATGAGCGTGTCGTGGGAATACCGCGGCGTTGCGACGGCCAGCACGATGTTCTTTCGGATCATCGGCGGAACCGTTGCCGTCGGCGTCATGGGCGGTGTCATCGTGACGGCACTCGCCGTCGATCCAACCATTCCCAAGGATGCTGCGAGTCAGTTGTTGTCGCGCGAAGGAATGGCCAAAATAGCGCCGGAAATCGTCGACAAAATTGCCGGATACCTGGAGACGGGGCTTGGGACGGTTTTCTGGATGATCGCGAGTTTGTCGGCGATAGCCTTCTTTTGCGCGCTCTTTTTCCCGAACGTGCGTCCTGCGAGCGATCCTCCGGACGCGCCGGCCAGCATCCATTGA